The DNA window CTTTGAAGAAAATCTTTCCATCCGCCCTTTTTAGGTACGGGAGGTGGGAGTTGGTAGGGCGGGCCCCCAGGTCACAAAGAAAAACAATCGGAAATTCGAGTCCTTTGGCTGAATGAACCGTCATGAGCCGGACCGCGTCACGGCGAGACTCCTTGTCGGGAGAGGGGATTTGGACCTTTTCTTGGCGAAACAGATCTACGGTTTCGAGGAGTCCCTTGAGGTCTGGTGAGTCAAGCCGGTTTAACTCCAAAAGCCATTCCTGAAACCGTTCCAGGTTGTTTTTGGCTGTGGAATCCCCTTCGTAAAGACCAGTCAGTTGTTTAAAGAGATTGGGGAGCCATTTTGTGAGCCCCTCTTCCGGGAGAGAAAGGGAGAGATTCCTTAAGGGGGTACTTTCAAGGCCTAGCAGGAGATAGGGATCCGAACGGTTTAGAAGATGTTTCATGGCAAACAGGGCGGCGATACTCTCCGGCTGATCCAGAAGAGACTCCCCTTTATCAGTCAGAAATGGAATCTTCCGGGAGTTGAGTTCCTCTTCATAAGACCTCATGGCGAGACGGGTTCTGAAGAGAAGGACAATCTCGTGCCAGGCGTTTTTTTCACGAAGCAGGAGGATTTTTTCCGCAACCGTCATGGCCTCCGCCTTGCGTTGTTCTTCGGCGTTTTTTTGGGAGTTGATTTCAAGGTATTCAACCTTCGCCATCTGGTTTGAAGGGCGGGTGGCGATGATCGGACGATGAAAATCCGGGAAGAGTTTGGGAGAGATTCCGTTGACGTAATCGATCAGCTCCGGTCGGGAACGAAAATTCGAATCGAGATAAAAAACCTTTCCCCCTTTTTTTTGGAGGTTTTCCGTCTGGCGCAAAAAAAGTTCCGGGACGGCACCCCGAAAACGGTAGATTGATTGACGTGGATCTCCGACAAAAACAAGATGGTTCTGTGTCGGATCATGAAGCCTATCCGCCATTTCATTCTGGGCAAGGCTCGTATCCTGAAACTCATCGATCAAT is part of the Deltaproteobacteria bacterium genome and encodes:
- a CDS encoding ATP-dependent helicase produces the protein MITLTTEQQEAVVYPGDSVIIAAPGSGKTEVLVRKVAYLYEQKKIPLDQIIVMTFTEKAAAELKGRLSSRLKRTLEQLERMPIGTMHSYLASLLRRHGNRLHLKTDFEIIDEAIAYLLRLKTCHITIQEALQQGEKKITQWVERFGISTSTKMAMELLTKELHFAETDGEAVLQRLHEAYETKKRERNLMDFKDLERWGLQLLRDRSIQKSIQQEIRWILIDEFQDTSLAQNEMADRLHDPTQNHLVFVGDPRQSIYRFRGAVPELFLRQTENLQKKGGKVFYLDSNFRSRPELIDYVNGISPKLFPDFHRPIIATRPSNQMAKVEYLEINSQKNAEEQRKAEAMTVAEKILLLREKNAWHEIVLLFRTRLAMRSYEEELNSRKIPFLTDKGESLLDQPESIAALFAMKHLLNRSDPYLLLGLESTPLRNLSLSLPEEGLTKWLPNLFKQLTGLYEGDSTAKNNLERFQEWLLELNRLDSPDLKGLLETVDLFRQEKVQIPSPDKESRRDAVRLMTVHSAKGLEFPIVFLCDLGARPTNSHLPYLKRADGKIFFKERSNEENGLKNKLEKSEEYVGSELQEKAAEQEESKRLLYVALTRAKEQLYLPISRPPKGNSPSHSWPSLLLNET